The Cucurbita pepo subsp. pepo cultivar mu-cu-16 chromosome LG08, ASM280686v2, whole genome shotgun sequence genome contains a region encoding:
- the LOC111799741 gene encoding CCR4-NOT transcription complex subunit 1-like isoform X1, protein MLMFSTATSSQIRFLLHSLTESNAESVLKELYEFIDCGTEGSFLLLRTCLDYFTSHGTDLENPLLRLVISSVFKHLLDRPNFSTIFCESLKGRDINQVILENISNLLNLSMCERIGVGLAVSDSENLDARMCGKNFCISQIEELCANAVSVDSIQQIQDIIMFLQRSEGLSKHLDSFMQMLSLVQLKDVTEFVLSPLLSDELREEKFLRNVNLSQESLDNDFDSILAEMEKEMSMGDIMKELGYGCTVNATQCKEILSLFLPLTEITISKILGMIVRNHTGLEDSRNIYTTFSLALGCSALSDLPSLNSWDVDVLIDTMKQLAPSVDWIRVMENLDHEGFYIPNEEAFSFFMSVYRRACQEAFPLHTICGSVWKNMEGQISFLKHAVFAPPEIFTFAHSGRQLAYIDGVHGQKLQLGHTNHTWTCLDLLNILCELAERGHARSVQSILEFPLKNWPELLLFGMAHINTAYNLLQYEVSFSVFPLMLRNRLGSGLILQLWHVNPNLVLRGFVDAQNSDPDCIVRILDICQELKILLSVLDMIPYSCGLKLAAIASRKEFLDLEKWLSNSLNSYKDAFFEECLKFLKEIHYGGSQDFSTKPFYPSNAFSNIYLETASTFLKVLRSNVGTITSTQLSEEMEKLHGAVQESSPKLQNGGASDVPATEGYAEDIETEANSYFQQMFSGQLTIEVMVQMLARFKESSVKREQSIFDCMIANLFEEYRFFPKYPERQLKIAAVLFGSVIKHQLVTHLTLGIALRGVLDALRKPADSKMFVFGTKAVEQFVDRLIEWPQYCNHILQISHLRTSHMELVAFIEQALMKISAGHSDSDATSGNVELNSSSNIQAGQQHSSAAQLQQKHENAIDDQLKVTGPSVIDGKPILSTVGQTSIQPIGGASTIQKVQNTINNPTVLSSSGFVRPPRVAASTRFGSALNIETLVAAAEKRDTPIEAPASDVQDKISFMINNISLANYEAKAKEITEILKEQFYPWFAQYMVMKRASIEQNFHDLYLKFIDSVNSKALSKEIVQASYENCKVLLGSELIKSSSEERSLLKNLGSWLGKLTIGRNQVLRAREIDPKSLIIEAYEKGLMIAVIPFTSKVLEPCQSSLAYQPPNPWTMGILGLLAEIYSMPNLKMNLKFDIEVLFKTLSVDVKEITPTSLLKDRKREIEGNPDFSNKDVGASQPQMVAEMKSSIMSSLNQVELPLEVATASNSGNHSHLLSQYAAPLHLSSGTLMEDEKLAVLGLSDQVPTAQGLLQATPTPSPYSTNQLPAGIPNIGSLVVINQKLNSLGLHIHFQRAVPIAMDRAVKEIVSGIVQRSVSIATQTTKELVLKDYAMESDETRIFNAAHLMVASLAGCLAHVTCKEPLRGSISSQLRSSLQGLGVASDLLEQAVQLVTNDNLDLGCAIIEQAATDKAIQTIDGEISQQLSLRRKHREGVNPTFYDTGMYAQGPLGVVPEALRPKPGHLSVSQQRVYEDFVRLPLQNQNSQAAQSAGSSITASGTGLSSQFGLSSGQLNLGYTSALVTGLEGVSRALEESGEPTSVPQLSATPGQIAADGVGVRCPENDLDDGSFPSAASTPELHAVDTSDTVNEPGSSSQPSPSPITTDRHATTMSEPSLTTRDALDKFQVISQKLEALVSNEARETEFQGVIAEVPEIILRCISRDEAALAVAQKVFKVLYDNASNSFHVGAHLAILIAIRDVCKLVVKELTSWVIYSEEERKYNKDITLGLIRSELINLAEYNVHMAKLIDGGRNKAATEFAISLLQTLVVEESSVISELHNLVDALAKVAAKPGSPEPLQQLVEIIKNPAASTASMSGVNVGREDKARLSRDKKAPGHTIASKEDSSILESEDPAGFRDQVSILFAEWYRICELPGGNEAAFNHFILQLHQNGLLKGDDVADRFFRLLTEISVAHCLSSEVINSGALQSPQQTQNLSFLAIDIYAKLVFSILKGSGKTALLSRILAVTVRFIQRDAEEKKASFNPRPYFRLFINWLPDLGSLEPIVDGANFQILTAFANAFHALHPLKIPAFSYAWLELVSHRSFMPKMLTGNSQKGWPYIQRLLVDMFQFMEPFLRNAELGPPVHFLYKGTLRVLLVLLHDFPEFLCDYHFTFCDMIPPSCIQMRNIILSAFPRNMRLPDPSTPNLKIDLLAEINQSPRILSEVDGALKSKQMKADVDEYLKTRQQGSSFLAGLKQKLLLPPSEAASAGTRYNVPLINSLVLYVGMQAIQQLQARSPHAQSTANTVTLAVFLVGAALDIFQTLIVELDTEGRYLFLNAVANQLRYPNTHTHYFSFVLLYLFAESTQEIIQEQITRVLLERLIVNRPHPWGLLITFIELIKNPRYNFWNRSFIRCAPDIERLFESVSRSCGGPKSADENMIQNWVPDTAH, encoded by the exons ATGCTGATGTTTTCGACTGCAACCTCCTCCCAGATTCGCTTCCTCCTCCACAGCTTGACTGAATCTAATGCTGAATCTGTTCTCAAAGAGCTTTATGAG TTTATTGACTGTGGAACTGAAGGGAGCTTCCTACTGCTCAGAACTTGTTTGGATTATTTCACTAGCCATGGGACAGATTTGGAAAACCCGCTGTTGCGACTAGTTATTTCCTCAGTTTTCAAGCATCTCTTGGACAGACCTAATTTTAGTACAATATTTTGTGAGTCCCTTAAAGGTAGAGATATCAACCAAGTTATTCTCGAGAACATCTCGAATCTGTTAAACTTGTCAATGTGTGAAAGAATTGGAGTTGGTCTCGCTGTTTCAGATTCTGAAAATCTTGATGCAAGAATGTGTG GGAAGAACTTCTGCATTAGTCAGATTGAGGAACTTTGTGCTAATGCTGTATCTGTGGATTCCATTCAGCAAATTCAGGATATTATCATGTTCCTCCAACGGTCTGAAGGGCTCTCAAAGCATTTAGATTCCTTCATGCAAATGCTATCTTTGGTGCAGTTGAAAGATGTTACTGAGTTTGTTTTGTCACCACTGCTTTCAGATGAATTGCGAGAGGAGAAATTTTTAAG GAATGTAAATCTGTCACAGGAGTCCCTTGATAATGATTTTGATTCCATCTTAGCTGAaatggagaaggaaatgagCATGGGAGATATAATGAAGGAACTGGGTTATGGATGCACAGTAAATGCAACGCAATGCAAAGAGATTTTGTCCCTCTTTTTGCCGCTGACAGAGATTACTATCTCTAAGATACTAGGCATGATAGTTCGAAATCATACTGGTCTTGAGGACAgtcgaaatatatatacaacTTTTAGTCTAGCTTTGGGTTGCAGCGCTTTATCTGATCTGCCATCCTTGAACTCTTGGGATGTGGATGTTCTCATAGACACAATGAAGCAACTT GCACCTAGTGTTGACTGGATAAGAGTAATGGAAAATCTGGATCATGAGGGTTTTTACATTCCGAATGAGGAAgcattctcatttttcatgtcTGTATATAGACGTGCATGCCAG GAGGCATTTCCTCTTCATACAATTTGTGGGTCCGTTTGGAAGAATATGGAGGGTCAGATATCTTTCCTTAAACATGCCGTATTTGCACCACCTGAAATATTTACATTTGCTCACTCTGGAAGACAGCTG GCTTATATTGATGGAGTGCATGGCCAGAAGCTTCAACTTGGACATACAAATCACACATGGACGTGCCTTGATCTTTTGAATATTCTGTGTGAACTTGCTGAGAGAGGTCATGCTAGATCTGTGCAATCAATTCTGGAGTTTCCTCTTAAAAACTGGCCTGAGCTATTGCTATTTGGAATGGCGCATATTAAT ACTGCATATAATCTGCTTCAGTATgaagtttctttttcagtcTTCCCATTGATGTTAAGAAATCGTCTTGGTAGTGGTTTAATCCTTCAGCTATGGCAtgtaaaccctaatctggTTTTACGGGGATTTGTGGATGCTCAAAACAGTGATCCAGACTGCATAGTTAGGATTCTTGACATCTGCCAAGAATTAAAG ATACTTTTGTCAGTGTTAGATATGATTCCTTATTCCTGCGGTCTCAAATTAGCAGCCATTGCTTCACGAAAGGAATTTTTGGACCTTGAGAAGTGGTTGAGTAATAGTTTGAACTCATACAAAGATGCATTTTTCGAG GAATGTCTCAAGTTCTTAAAAGAGATTCATTATGGGGGATCTCAAGATTTTTCAACCAAGCCCTTTTATCCTTCTAATgccttttcaaatatttatttggaaaCTGCTTCTACTTTCTTGAAG GTTCTTAGATCTAATGTGGGTACTATTACTTCTACTCAACTATCTGAAGAAATGGAGAAGTTGCATGGTGCAGTTCAGGAATCAAGCCCAAAGCTGCAAAATGGTGGAGCTTCAGATGTGCCTGCAACAGAAGGATATGCAGAAGACATTGAGACCGAAGCTAATTCGTACTTTCAACAAATGTTTTCTGGTCAATTAACCATTGAAGTGATGGTTCAAATGCTTGCTCGGTTCAAAGAATCTTCAGTTAAAAG GGAACAATCAATATTCGATTGCATGATTGCAAATCTTTTTGAGGAGTACAGATTCTTCCCAAAATATCCTGAAAGACAGCTGAAAATTGCAGCAGTTCTCTTTG GCTCTGTTATTAAGCATCAGCTTGTAACTCACCTTACACTGGGGATTGCGCTGCGTGGTGTCCTTGATGCACTTCGAAAACCTGCAGATTCTAAA ATGTTTGTGTTTGGTACAAAGGCCGTAGAGCAGTTCGTGGATCGTTTGATTGAGTGGCCGCAGTACTGCAACCATATTCTGCAAATATCACATTTGCGAACCTCTCATATGGAACTTGTTGCTTTCATTGAGCAGGCTCTTATGAAGATATCTGCAGGCCATTCTGATTCTGATGCTACTTCAGGAAATGTGGAG TTAAATAGTTCTAGCAACATTCAAGCTGGTCAACAGCATTCTTCGGCAGCTCAGCTacaacaaaaacatgaaaatgcGATTGACGATCAGCTTAAAGTCACTGGACCATCAGTTATTGATGGAAAACCAATTTTATCTACCGTGGGGCAAACTTCAATTCAACCCATAGGTGGTGCTTCTACCATTCAAAAG GTGCAGAATACAATCAATAATCCAACAGTGTTGTCTTCCTCTGGTTTTGTCCGTCCTCCACGAGTGGCTGCTTCTACCA GGTTTGGTTCAGCTTTGAATATTGAAACGCTTGTTGCTGCGGCTGAGAAAAGAGACACTCCGATTGAG GCTCCAGCATCGGATGTGCAGGATAAGATTTCATTTatgatcaataatatttcaCTTGCTAATTATGAAGCCAAAGCAAAAGAAATTACTGAGATTTTGAAGGAGCAGTTTTATCCCTGGTTTGCTCAGTACATGGTCATGAAGAG GGCTAGCATTGAGCAAAATTTCCATGACCTGTACTTGAAGTTTATTGACAGTGTTAATTCAAAAGCGTTAAGTAAAGAGATTGTTCAAGCTAGTTATGAGAACTGCAag GTTCTGTTGGGATCGGAGCTTATAAAATCAAGCTCAGAAGAACGATCATTGCTAAAGAATTTGGGAAGCTGGCTTGGGAAACTAACAATTGGTAGGAATCAAGTGTTGCGAGCTCGTGAAATAGATCCGAAATCTTTGATCATTGAG GCTTATGAAAAGGGGCTAATGATTGCAGTAATACCATTTACTTCCAAG GTTCTTGAACCATGTCAAAGTAGTTTAGCTTACCAACCCCCAAACCCTTGGACCATGGGCATTCTTGGACTACTGGCAGAGATTTATTCAATGCCTAACTTGAAAATGAACCTCAAGTTTGATATTGAG GTTTTATTCAAGACTCTTAGTGTGGATGTGAAAGAAATAACGCCAACTTCTCTTCTCAAAGACCGGAAGAGAGAAATCGAAGGTAATCctgatttttcaaataaagatGTGGGAGCATCCCAGCCGCAGATGGTAGCTGAAATGAAGTCCAGCATAATGTCTTCTTTAAATCAAGTGGAGCTTCCACTGGAGGTTGCAACAGCATCAAATTCTGGAAATCATAGTCACCTGTTATCCCAG TATGCTGCTCCacttcatctttcttctggCACATTAATGGAAGACGAAAAGCTTGCTGTGTTGGGCTTGTCTGATCAGGTTCCTACTGCCCAGGGACTCTTACAAGCTACACCAACCCCATCACCATATTCAACCAATCAG CTTCCTGCAGGTATCCCTAATATAGGAAGTCTTGTTGTGATCAACCAGAAGCTTAATAGTTTGGGCTTGCACATTCATTTTCAGAG AGCAGTTCCAATTGCAATGGATAGAGCTGTCAAAGAGATTGTTTCTGGTATTGTTCAGCGTAGTGTCTCTATAGCTACCCAAACGACAAAAGAACTTGTTTTGAAG GATTATGCAATGGAATCAGATGAGACCCGAATATTTAATGCTGCGCATTTGATGGTTGCTAGTCTGGCTGGATGTCTAGCACACGTGACTTGCAAG GAACCCTTACGAGGTTCAATATCAAGTCAACTTAGAAGTTCGCTTCAGGGTTTGGGTGTTGCCAGTGATCTGCTTGAGCAAGCTGTTCAGCTTGTAACAAATGATAACCTTGATCTTGGTTGTGCCATCATTGAACAGGCTGCTACAGACAAG GCAATACAGACCATTGACGGTGAAATCTCTCAACAACTGTCTTTAAGAAGGAAGCATCGAGAGGGTGTTAATCCAACCTTTTATGACACTGGCATGTATGCACAAGGACCTCTTGGTGTTGTGCCTGAGGCTCTTCGTCCCAAACCAGGGCATCTGTCTGTTTCACAACAGCGCGTTTATGAG GACTTTGTTAGGCTTCCtttgcaaaatcaaaatagcCAAGCTGCACAGTCTGCTGGTTCTTCAATTACAGCTAGTGGTACTGGCTTGAGTAGTCAATTTGGTTTGTCATCGGGACAACTGAACTTGGGATACACATCTGCACTTGTTACTGGACTTGAGGGAGTTTCTCGGGCACTTGAAGAATCTGGAGAACCTACTTCTGTGCCCCAACTAAG TGCAACTCCAGGTCAAATTGCTGCTGATGGTGTTGGTGTACGTTGTCCAGAAAATGATTTGGATGATGGTTCTTTCCCTTCAGCTGCTTCAACCCCTGAGCTGCATGCAGTAGATACCTCTGACACTGTAAAT GAACCTGGATCCTCTTCCCAACCATCGCCCTCGCCTATTACTACTGATCGTCATGCAACCACTATGTCAGAACCTTCGCTTACTACCAGAGATGCATTGGATAAATTCCAAGTTATTTCGCAAAAG TTGGAAGCTTTGGTTAGTAATGAGGCTCGGGAAACTGAATTTCAG GGCGTCATTGCCGAGGTTCCTGAGATCATACTAAGATGTATAAGTCGGGATGAAGCTGCTCTTGCTGTGGCTCAAAAG GTTTTCAAAGTTTTATATGACAATGCATCAAACAGTTTCCATGTTGGTGCCCATCTTGCCATTCTGATTGCCATTCGTGATGTTTGCAAGCTAGTTGTAAAGGAGCTTACTAGCTGG GTGATTTACTCTGAGGAAGAACGGAAGTACAACAAGGACATTACTCTTGGCCTCATTCGCAGTGAACTAATAAATCTTGCTGAGTATAATGTTCATATGGCCAAACTAATTGATGGAGGCAGGAATA AGGCCGCAACTGAGTTTGCAATATCCCTCCTCCAAACTTTGGTTGTCGAAGAATCAAGTGTTATTTCAGAACTTCACAATCTTGTTGATGCATTAGCGAAG GTTGCTGCAAAACCTGGATCGCCGGAGCCTTTGCAACAGCTTGTTGAGATAATCAAGAATCCTGCTGCTAGTACAGCTTCTATGTCTGGGGTTAATGTTGGGAGAGAGGACAAGGCTAGACTTTCCAGAGACAAAAAG GCTCCTGGACACACCATTGCAAGCAAAGAAGATTCTAGTATTCTTGAATCTGAAGATCCAGCTGGTTTTCGTGATCAG GTGTCAATATTATTTGCTGAATGGTATCGAATATGTGAGCTTCCTGGTGGTAATGAAGCTGCATTTAACCATTTCATACTACAATTACATCAGAATGGACTTCTGAAAGGGGATGATGTGGCTGACCGGTTTTTCCGTCTGCTCACG GAAATTTCTGTGGCACATTGCTTATCATCAGAAGTAATTAACTCGGGTGCATTACAATCTCCACAACAAACACAGAATCTATCTTTCCTTGCAATTGATATTTATGCCAAGCTTGTATTTTCGATCTTGAAG ggATCTGGCAAAACTGCTCTTTTATCAAGG ATTCTGGCGGTGACCGTAAGATTCATTCAGAGAGATGCCGAGGAGAAGAAAGCATCATTTAATCCAAGACCATATTTTAGATTGTTTATTAACTGGCTTCCTGACCTTGGATCTCTAGAACCTATTGTTGATGGTGCCAACTTTCAG ATATTGACAGCTTTCGCTAATGCATTTCATGCGTTGCACCCTCTTAAGATTCCAGCGTTCAG CTATGCTTGGCTTGAGTTGGTTAGTCATAGAAGTTTTATGCCGAAGATGCTTACCGGGAATAGTCAGAAGGGTTGGCCTTATATCCAGCGCTtgctagtagacatgtttcaattcatggaGCCATTTTTGCGGAATGCTGAACTTGGACCACCG gttcattttctttataaaggcACTCTTAGGGTATTGCTAGTGTTACTTCATGATTTCCCTGAGTTCCTATGTGACTATCATTTTACTTTCTGTGATATGATTCCTCCTAGCTGCATTCAGATGCGGAATATCATCCTTAGTGCGTTTCCTCGAAACATGAGACTTCCAGATCCTTCTACTCCCAACTTGAAG ATTGACTTGCTGGCCGAAATCAATCAATCCCCACGTATTCTATCAGAGGTGGATGGAGCTCTTAAATCAAAGCAGATGAAGGCCGATGTGGATGAGTATCTCAAG ACGAGACAACAGGGATCCTCGTTTCTGGCCGGTCTGAAGCAGAAATTGCTTCTTCCTCCCAGTGAAGCTGCTTCTGCTGGGACCCGTTATAATGTGCCTTTGATCAACTCCCTTGTACTTTACGTTGGGATGCAG GCCATACAGCAACTTCAGGCAAGAAGTCCTCATGCGCAGTCAACTGCCAATACTGTTACCTTAGCAGTATTCTTGGTGGGAGCTGCACTCGATATTTTCCAGACTCTGATTGTGGAGTTGGATACTGAAGGGCGCTACCTCTTCCTCAATGCCGTTGCAAACCAACTTCGTTATCCTAATACGCACACTcattacttttcttttgtccTCCTGTACTTGTTTGCGGAATCAACTCAG GAAATTATCCAGGAGCAGATAACAAGAGTGTTGTTGGAGCGCCTCATTGTTAATCGACCTCATCCATGGGGTCTACTGATAACATTCATTGAACTTATCAAG AATCCAAGATATAACTTTTGGAACCGGTCCTTCATAAGATGTGCACCAGATATCGAAAGACTATTCGAGTCGGTGTCTAGATCCTGCGGTGGTCCAAAATCTGCAGACGAAAACATGATTCAAAATTGGGTACCTGATACGGCTCACTAA